The region GGTCACGACTTGGAATTTTGGGGATTTGCCCCTGACAAAGCCATGCCGCCAATGGTCTTTGACATCGGGGGCGTCAAGCTCGTTGCCCGAATGTTGGGGGTCACCCCACTGTAACACTGTACATCTTTGGGGCTTTTGGGTCCGTCGACTTGCACTCCCGTGGTTTTGGAGACGAGCATTTTTCCCGAACTTTGTGTCCCCAAACTGGATTTGCCGTGCTACCCTTTCAGCCAACGGGTAGTTTGTCGTTAGGCGATACAAACAGCCTACTGACACATAGAATGGGAAAGGTGACGGGTCCATTACCTGATGGGATCATGGCCACAGCATGGTGTTTAGTTTGACCAGAGGTGCCATCACGAGATCATATTCGTTCCAGCTATTGCCCAGATCGGGACCAGGTTACCCGACACCCATGTATGCGGTGTATCTCACCGCTGTCTTTGCCCGGCTGATACTGGGAAACGCAACCACCTACAGGTGTGTCTGCTCAACAACTGGTTCTGGAGGAAATTCCAGATGCCTTGGGACGCTTTTCTGGGTAGGGCAAAACTGACCAGTCGGTAGGCGTGGCATCTTCGGTGTGCATGCCACGCAAGCCATGATCCGGCTCCGGTGTCACTTCCGCGTGGCTAGCCGCTTCTTGTCTGTGGTGAAGCCCCCATCAGTCATGCTCGGCATCCCGACTCTTTGGCGCCCCCACGCGAGGCAAAGATGCTAGACAAGGACCACACTCTTGGCAAGAGGCGCCCCTGGGTCCATCATCATTACTAGAGCCTCAGATGTCCTTGTCTTGCCAGGGAGCTCGCCTTCCGAGAAGATCGGGCCGGCAGGGATGCCTCAATGCCCACGGCTTAAGCTGTGTTCCTTCAGGTCCGTATATCTTCCCCGTCATTCCTTTCCTGGATGTCCACCTGACTTCAACTTGGATCACCTTTGCTCCACCCTGATCAAGCGTTGTGGTATAAGTACCCGAGACTCAACCTttcccttcctccaccaccaccatctcttGTGCTCATTCGCTAGTTACACTATTGCTATATCACTACCCTCTCAAACTCTTACCACCAAAACCTGCATCAGGCACTCGAAGCCAACTCATACTATCAGTCAAGTCTATTCCCAGGCCTGCTATTCTGTCCCATAGATCAACAATGGAGCCTTCAACAAACTTCAGCATGCCCGTCACGCCGACCCACCTTCCATCAGACACCTTCGACGAGCAGAGCCAACTAGGAAGACTTCCCAATGGCGTCTACGTACCCATGCTCGCCTTCTTTACGCCTGACGACGAGGTTGACATTCCCGCGACGCAACGACACACGGCGCGCTTGCTCGCAGCCGGTGTAAGTGGGCTGGTGGTCCACGGCTCCAACGGCGAAGCAGTCCACATGTCCCGTCAAGAACGCAAGTCTGTGATCAAGGCGGTGGCCGACGCCGTCAGACACGAATCAGACCATGCTCAAATGCCCATCATTGCTGGCTGCTGCGCCCAGTCCATCCGAGAAACCGTTGAGCTGTGTCAAGAGTCGAAGGAAGCCGGGGCCACACATGCCCTCGTTCTCCCACCAGGCTACTACGCTGGGATTCTCAACAAGGACATCATTGTCGACTTCTTTCACAGCGTTGCGTCCAAGTCTCCCATCCCGCTGCTTGTCTACAACTTTCCCGGCGCGGCCAACGGAGTCGACCTTGATTCCGACACCATCCTCCGCATTGCCGCACACCCTCGTGTTGTCGGTGTCAAGCTGACGTGTGGAAACACTGGAAAGCTCGCCCGCCTCGTTGTTGATACACCAAAGGTTCGCAACGGCAAGCACGActtttttgttgctggtggcagTGCCGACTTTGTTCTCCAAGGCTTGGTCGTTGGTGCTCATGGAACAATCAGTGGCTTTGCCAACCTTGCCCCCAGAGCCTGTGTGAGGATTGGGGAGCTTTTCGAGCAAGGGAAACTGGCTGAGGCAAGAGATCTCCAACATGAGGTTGCCAGGGGCGACTGGCTTGCCATCCGCTACGGGTTCGTTGGTGTTAAGGCTGCGATGCCATACTTCCACGGTCAAGGAGAGTTGGCTTGTGTGGAGCCACGGCTGCCATTCAAATCGTTGGCGCAGGATGGTGATGCGGTCAAGGAGATTCAGCAAGGCATGGCTGGAGTGTTGGAGATTGAGCAGCGACTTGTTGCAGAGGCTACCGCTTAGTTAGGAGAAGAAACCCGACGCATTTTACAGATTTTAATGACTTTTCACTAGGGCCTAGGGCTGGATTGCAAGAAGGGGATTTGGGAGATACTGGTTATCAAAAGGATTTGCTATTGGAGTCTGCTAGACAAAGGAAGGGTACTCGGAAATTTTTGTATAGGGTTATCAGGAGTCCAAATCAACCTGTAGATCACAAGCAAGGGCTTTGCTTTGCTGAATGAATTATTTTCTTTGACAATTTCCCTGCTGGCTCGGACTTTAAAACCAGCCCacaacacctccaacctgGCTTCCTGGCTTCCTGGCTTTGTACGCCTCAAACCAGCTGACCCACCTTGACGTCTAGTAACGTGATTGCCCTCGTCCCAGTTCACCCATGTTCCACAacttcaacccccctcaaGCAGAGCCTCTCCCGACCCAAGTACAAGAGTAAAAGCAGGCAACACAAAAACCTGTGACCCCCCAATCCTGAATCCCACCATGGTAACGCCCGCCTTTATGTCGGTCAACCTCAAAATCCCACGCCATGGTTCTCCCAAATGATGGCGGTTGATCTTCACTTCTCGAGTCTCCGAGGTCGCTCAAGTACTTGCCTCACATATGCGAATTTCACCTGTGGCCAAGGTACGCACAAAGCCTGAATCGCTTCAGCATGAGCGACCCCCCACGCTGGTCCGCATCATCATGGCGTATGCATATTCCATCCCACTCAGCCGCTTTCAATCCGCCCATGTACATGTACATCCATGTATAGGTGCCGGCATACATACGCCCGACCCGACCGGAGTGAACGTGGCTTGAAGATCAATGCAGGTCAGATTGTTAGCGAGGGATGATCAGAGTTTCAAAGTGCTCTTTTTCTCCCATCCAAGTGGAACCCGGCTCACTCATCTCATACAAAGTTCGTCTCATCCAACCACAATCTCTGATTACATCCCATTCCCAGCCTTATCATGAACGATTTGCAAACACTCTCAGCTTTAGGCCTCACCGCCATATCCTCAGCTCGCTCGTTGGAAACGGGGATACTGCCCACCTCTGATTCATACAATCCCACACGGCCATTCGAATGCCCCCATTGTCGTGCCAGCACTGATATGCCTTCCTCTGCATGGTGTGTAACACTAAgcacaacccccaacccagtCCAGAtattttgttttcttcttctacCGCTGTATGCCTGAAGAAAACCTAGGCAACGCCACATAAATCCTACCCACCGCTCTGGGATCCTTCTCGAAGAAAATCCCAGCTCAAGTCACCCTTTCGTGGGGGTGGTCGGCAGCGAATTTTACATGCCAAATTGTTCTACCGGGCGGCGGGCGTAGGGGGTCTAACCAACTCACCGAAACAGCCTCGTAATGCCCTCTCAGCCAAGAGACAGCGGAAATACTTCGTTCATCGCGGATTGGACAAACAAGGCGTGGCTTATTCTCTCTCTCGGGATAAACAAAGCCAATGTCACCATAATAcatcacccaaccccccccccgtCAATCACCTCACATACCCAATAGTTCGGTAGTTGGGCGCATATGAATTGTATTTACTGCCTCAAAAAGCGTGGCTGCCCGGCTAAAACTAGATGCAAATGTAATGCCGGTTCTCCCGTAATATATGATGCGCTGGATGCCAGAGAGTTAAGGATATAATGGACGTGTCCCTTCCTCCCGCTCGTCTCCGTCATCAAAGTAACGTAACTATTGCTATACTATAGTAAATGAAGCTCTGGGGATGAGCGCAGTTCGTTTGCCAACGCCGCTGAATATTTAATGTTGGGGTGTGTAAGGGCAGCAGCTTGTCGTAAGTAAACCC is a window of Podospora pseudopauciseta strain CBS 411.78 chromosome 1, whole genome shotgun sequence DNA encoding:
- a CDS encoding hypothetical protein (EggNog:ENOG503NZE9; COG:E), with protein sequence MEPSTNFSMPVTPTHLPSDTFDEQSQLGRLPNGVYVPMLAFFTPDDEVDIPATQRHTARLLAAGVSGLVVHGSNGEAVHMSRQERKSVIKAVADAVRHESDHAQMPIIAGCCAQSIRETVELCQESKEAGATHALVLPPGYYAGILNKDIIVDFFHSVASKSPIPLLVYNFPGAANGVDLDSDTILRIAAHPRVVGVKLTCGNTGKLARLVVDTPKVRNGKHDFFVAGGSADFVLQGLVVGAHGTISGFANLAPRACVRIGELFEQGKLAEARDLQHEVARGDWLAIRYGFVGVKAAMPYFHGQGELACVEPRLPFKSLAQDGDAVKEIQQGMAGVLEIEQRLVAEATA